One genomic region from Amycolatopsis sp. FBCC-B4732 encodes:
- a CDS encoding alpha/beta hydrolase, with protein sequence MSEAEPAVSVRPARGRTEAVVLVLHGGAERGLGAVPPWKLAYLRMVPIARALHRAGRRRGVEVRLLRNRRYGWNAPAMHPLDDARWALERIRADHPGVPVVLVGHSMGGRVALRVADDPAVRGICALAPWTPRGEPVGAVAGRSVLIVHGTRDRMTSPAESHAFAERAEGVAARVARFEIANEGHAMLRRSSVWTRLTIAFTLEVLAGDVGDELRGAWAAPGPERLRIPV encoded by the coding sequence GTGAGCGAGGCGGAACCGGCGGTGTCCGTGCGGCCGGCGCGCGGGCGGACCGAGGCGGTCGTGCTCGTGCTGCACGGCGGCGCGGAACGCGGCCTGGGCGCGGTGCCGCCCTGGAAGCTCGCCTACCTGAGGATGGTCCCGATCGCGCGCGCCCTGCACCGGGCCGGCCGGCGCCGCGGCGTCGAGGTGCGGCTGCTGCGCAACCGCCGCTACGGCTGGAACGCGCCCGCCATGCACCCCCTCGACGACGCCCGCTGGGCCCTCGAGCGGATCCGCGCCGACCACCCCGGCGTCCCGGTCGTGCTCGTCGGGCACTCCATGGGCGGCCGGGTGGCGCTGCGCGTCGCCGACGACCCCGCCGTGCGCGGGATCTGCGCGCTGGCGCCGTGGACGCCGCGCGGCGAGCCGGTCGGGGCCGTCGCCGGGCGGTCCGTGCTCATCGTGCACGGCACCCGCGACCGGATGACCAGCCCGGCGGAGTCGCACGCCTTCGCCGAACGCGCCGAAGGCGTCGCCGCCCGCGTCGCGCGGTTCGAGATCGCCAACGAGGGCCACGCGATGCTGCGCCGCTCGTCCGTGTGGACCCGGCTGACGATTGCTTTCACACTGGAAGTGCTCGCCGGGGACGTCGGTGACGAGTTGCGCGGCGCGTGGGCCGCACCGGGGCCCGAGCGGCTCCGAATACCCGTGTGA
- a CDS encoding acVLRF1 family peptidyl-tRNA hydrolase has protein sequence MKPQEVAGGGRAVEVPAGRLEGFFARFAERHGGIAATAAGPDEVRVTAADGSTATATVPFGPLDEPSLDALLAHVLLPRRIALLLVRLGSHSAGIARAGRIEVSRTDRHLVQGRSAAGGWSQQRFARRRAGQARHALQDAAKDAFEVLVPRLSEVDAVVLGGDRRALDQLRADRRLAPLFARAEPRVLEVGEPSFAVLQEAAVRATSVQVTLRDG, from the coding sequence GTGAAACCCCAGGAAGTCGCGGGCGGCGGCCGCGCGGTCGAGGTACCGGCCGGGCGGCTCGAGGGCTTCTTCGCGCGGTTCGCGGAACGGCACGGCGGGATCGCCGCCACCGCGGCCGGGCCGGACGAGGTCCGGGTGACCGCGGCCGACGGGTCCACCGCCACCGCGACCGTCCCTTTCGGACCGCTCGACGAACCCTCCCTCGACGCGCTGCTCGCGCACGTGCTCCTGCCGCGGCGGATCGCGCTGCTGCTCGTGCGGCTCGGCAGCCACAGCGCCGGGATCGCGCGGGCCGGGCGGATCGAGGTCTCGCGCACCGACCGGCACCTCGTGCAGGGCCGCTCGGCCGCGGGCGGCTGGTCCCAGCAGCGCTTCGCCCGGCGTCGCGCGGGACAGGCGCGCCACGCGCTCCAGGACGCGGCGAAGGACGCCTTCGAGGTGCTCGTGCCGCGGTTGTCCGAAGTGGACGCCGTGGTGCTCGGCGGCGACCGCCGCGCCCTCGACCAACTCCGCGCGGACCGCCGGCTGGCGCCGCTGTTCGCCCGCGCGGAGCCCCGCGTGCTGGAGGTCGGCGAGCCGAGCTTCGCCGTTCTCCAAGAGGCGGCCGTGCGCGCGACGTCGGTGCAGGTCACGCTCCGCGACGGGTGA
- a CDS encoding glycosyltransferase 87 family protein, with the protein MGTEVGRAPAWRRAARLFTAPARTLDVAAVRWDLGFYLVCLAFALPTALKSEFYGYRVWGNFATVAYGFGVLHSGWLLWSAHRGRAPRGVLGSRWCGIAAVGLLAMILPLALLVIRRLTGVDWLITPFSWAAQPEVWVIERSADLLLHHGTPYVDVTALGRPPEVNDYTPYGPVMALFGLPRAVFGGSPVADALTDARWVFALAACGCVLGTLKLLKWPKVPVGAAQLALACPLTALTWAVAGPDLAIVGLLVLACALAATGRVAWSGLVLALVISAKLIVAPAAAVLAVFVLVRRGKPALARFLAALVATTAALHLPVYLVDPAAFVEHVFRFPLGMGAVRSPAASPLPGHLIAGLGVVGQVTAFVLVGAAAVAVLVWLVRRPPANGSDALLRVAVGLGALILLTPATRYGYLVYPLVLLGAHLVFRVAEDPAAPPAQQSATTSS; encoded by the coding sequence GTGGGAACGGAGGTGGGCCGGGCGCCCGCATGGCGGCGCGCGGCACGGCTCTTCACCGCACCGGCGCGCACGCTCGACGTCGCCGCGGTGCGCTGGGACCTGGGGTTCTACCTCGTCTGCCTGGCTTTCGCACTGCCGACCGCGCTCAAGTCCGAGTTCTACGGCTACCGCGTCTGGGGCAACTTCGCGACGGTCGCTTACGGCTTCGGCGTGCTGCACAGCGGGTGGCTGCTGTGGTCCGCGCACCGGGGCCGCGCACCGCGCGGCGTGCTCGGTTCACGCTGGTGCGGCATCGCCGCCGTCGGCTTGTTGGCCATGATCCTTCCGTTGGCGCTTCTGGTGATTCGCCGCCTGACCGGAGTGGACTGGCTGATCACGCCGTTCTCATGGGCCGCGCAGCCCGAGGTCTGGGTGATCGAGCGGTCCGCGGATCTGCTGCTGCACCACGGAACCCCGTACGTCGACGTCACCGCGCTCGGCCGGCCCCCCGAGGTAAACGATTACACGCCCTACGGTCCGGTGATGGCGCTGTTCGGCCTGCCGCGGGCGGTGTTCGGCGGCTCACCGGTGGCGGACGCGCTCACCGACGCCCGCTGGGTGTTCGCCCTGGCCGCCTGCGGCTGTGTGCTGGGCACGCTCAAGCTGCTGAAGTGGCCGAAGGTGCCGGTCGGGGCCGCGCAGCTCGCGCTCGCCTGCCCGCTCACCGCGCTCACCTGGGCCGTCGCCGGCCCGGACCTCGCGATCGTCGGCCTGCTGGTGCTGGCCTGCGCGCTCGCCGCCACCGGGCGGGTCGCGTGGTCGGGACTCGTGCTGGCGCTGGTGATCAGCGCGAAGCTCATCGTCGCGCCCGCGGCCGCGGTGCTGGCGGTGTTCGTGCTGGTACGCCGGGGAAAGCCCGCGCTGGCCCGGTTCCTCGCCGCGCTGGTCGCGACGACGGCCGCGCTGCACCTGCCCGTGTACCTCGTGGACCCGGCCGCGTTCGTCGAACACGTCTTCCGGTTCCCCCTCGGGATGGGCGCCGTGCGGTCGCCCGCGGCGAGCCCGTTGCCGGGCCACCTGATCGCCGGTCTCGGCGTGGTGGGCCAGGTGACGGCGTTCGTGCTGGTGGGCGCCGCCGCCGTGGCCGTGCTGGTCTGGCTGGTGCGCCGGCCCCCCGCGAACGGCTCCGACGCGCTCCTGCGCGTCGCCGTCGGACTCGGCGCGTTGATCCTGCTGACCCCGGCCACCCGCTACGGCTACCTGGTGTACCCGCTGGTCCTGCTCGGGGCCCACCTGGTGTTCCGCGTGGCCGAAGATCCCGCTGCGCCCCCCGCGCAGCAGTCCGCGACTACTTCTTCTTGA
- a CDS encoding helix-turn-helix domain-containing protein has protein sequence MADLKKGARITGNTRDKLAADLKKKYEKGSSIRALAESTGRSYGFVHRVLSESGVQLRGRGGATRVKKK, from the coding sequence GTGGCTGATCTCAAGAAAGGCGCGCGGATCACCGGCAACACGCGCGACAAGCTGGCCGCTGACCTGAAGAAGAAATACGAGAAGGGCTCGAGCATCCGGGCCCTCGCGGAGTCGACGGGCCGGTCCTACGGGTTCGTGCACCGGGTGCTGTCGGAGTCCGGAGTCCAGCTGCGGGGGCGCGGCGGGGCCACCAGGGTCAAGAAGAAGTAG
- a CDS encoding serine hydrolase domain-containing protein yields MDSAMATVHGECAPGFEPVREAFEENFRSRGELGAAFTATRHGEVVADLWGGWTGPERDAPWQPDTLANVWSTTKGMTALCAHRLADAGELDIDAPVAKYWPEFAAAGKAEVPVRWLLSHRSGVPGIGLGRPVRVDELYDWDLMTSLLAAQEPLCEPGSAGGYHALAYGWLVGEVVRRVAGQGIREFFAEQVATPLGADFSIGLADDADLARCATLVDPVLTEEVANALAAAFASAGPVARAALANPRLSGHDANEPAFRRAVMPALNGHGTARAIATIYGTLATGGLLSAPALAKARESQGKEIDAVLGLPNEWGLGFYLGSDAHGFGPNPTAFGHDGLGGSTGGADPENGISFGYTLNQLGPLIRDDPRKMALVQAVYASLDDQNA; encoded by the coding sequence ATGGACAGCGCCATGGCGACCGTGCACGGCGAGTGCGCGCCCGGTTTCGAACCGGTGCGCGAGGCCTTCGAAGAGAACTTCCGATCCCGCGGTGAGCTGGGCGCGGCGTTCACCGCCACCCGGCACGGCGAGGTCGTGGCCGACCTGTGGGGCGGCTGGACCGGGCCGGAGCGCGACGCACCCTGGCAGCCGGACACGCTCGCCAACGTGTGGTCGACGACCAAGGGCATGACCGCGCTCTGCGCGCACCGGCTCGCCGACGCCGGCGAGCTGGACATCGACGCCCCGGTCGCGAAGTACTGGCCGGAGTTCGCCGCGGCGGGCAAGGCCGAGGTGCCGGTGCGGTGGCTGCTCTCGCACCGCTCCGGCGTGCCCGGCATCGGCCTCGGCCGGCCCGTCCGGGTCGACGAGCTGTACGACTGGGACCTGATGACGTCGCTGCTGGCGGCCCAGGAACCGCTCTGCGAGCCCGGTTCCGCGGGCGGCTACCACGCGCTGGCGTACGGGTGGCTCGTCGGCGAGGTCGTGCGGCGGGTCGCCGGGCAGGGCATCCGGGAGTTCTTCGCCGAGCAGGTCGCCACCCCGCTCGGCGCCGACTTCTCGATCGGCCTGGCCGACGACGCCGACCTGGCCCGGTGCGCGACCCTCGTGGATCCGGTGCTGACCGAGGAGGTGGCGAACGCGCTGGCCGCCGCGTTCGCGAGCGCCGGACCGGTCGCGCGGGCCGCGCTGGCCAACCCGCGCCTGTCCGGCCACGACGCGAACGAGCCGGCCTTCCGCCGCGCGGTCATGCCGGCGCTGAACGGCCACGGCACGGCCCGCGCGATCGCGACGATCTACGGCACACTGGCCACCGGCGGGCTGCTGTCCGCACCGGCGCTGGCGAAGGCCCGCGAGAGCCAGGGCAAGGAGATCGACGCGGTCCTGGGCCTGCCGAACGAGTGGGGCCTGGGCTTCTACCTGGGCAGCGACGCCCACGGCTTCGGCCCGAACCCGACGGCCTTCGGCCACGACGGCCTCGGCGGTTCGACCGGCGGCGCCGACCCGGAGAACGGCATCTCGTTCGGCTACACGCTCAACCAGCTGGGGCCGCTGATCCGCGACGATCCCCGGAAGATGGCCCTGGTCCAGGCGGTGTACGCGAGCCTGGACGACCAGAACGCCTGA
- a CDS encoding ABC transporter ATP-binding protein — translation MDNMWGLWSSAMRADDVPKGLSRGTLKRIARFARPHWRRLLAFLVLTVVSAVLAVTTPVLAGKVVDAIVGGHDLPVVVWLAVVIAALAIADAGFGLIERWQSARIGEGIIFDLRRAVFEHVQRMPVAFFTRTRTGALVSRLNNDVIGAQRTFTATLSGLVTNTIQLALSLAVMLTLSWQVTVIALVLLPIFVIPARRLGRRMAGLQREAANLNAGMTTQMTERFSAPGATLVKLFGRPVQEADDFGVRAGRVRDIGVRTAMLTRWFMTSLTLVSALAQALVYGLGGYLALTGKLAPGTVVALALLLTRLYAPLTALANVRVDVMTALVSFERVFEVLDLEPMIKEKPSARALPPSDGVAVEFADVRFGYPAADRYSLASLEDVATLDHRGGEEVLHGISFRAEPGQMVALVGSSGAGKSTIASLLPRLYDVDSGAVRLSDVDVRDLSFASLRQTVGVVTQDGHLFHDTIRANLAYARPGVTDDEIWEALDRARLGELVHSLPDGLETTVGERGYRLSGGERQRLTIARLLLAQPKVVILDEATAHLDSESEAAVGEALTHALAGRTALVIAHRLSTVRAADQILVLEHGEIVERGTHDELLARGGRYATLHATQFADEEPAAV, via the coding sequence ATGGACAACATGTGGGGACTGTGGAGTTCGGCGATGCGCGCCGACGACGTGCCGAAGGGGCTCAGCCGCGGCACGCTCAAGCGCATCGCGCGGTTCGCCCGGCCGCATTGGCGGCGCCTGCTGGCGTTCCTGGTCCTGACGGTCGTCTCGGCCGTCCTGGCCGTGACGACGCCGGTGCTGGCGGGCAAGGTGGTCGACGCGATCGTCGGCGGCCACGACCTGCCGGTGGTCGTCTGGCTCGCCGTCGTCATCGCCGCGCTGGCGATCGCGGACGCCGGGTTCGGCCTGATCGAGCGGTGGCAGTCCGCACGCATCGGCGAGGGCATCATCTTCGACCTGCGCCGCGCGGTGTTCGAGCACGTGCAGCGGATGCCGGTCGCGTTCTTCACCCGCACCCGCACGGGCGCGCTCGTTTCGCGGCTCAACAACGACGTCATCGGCGCGCAGCGGACGTTCACCGCGACGCTGTCCGGGCTGGTCACCAACACCATCCAGCTGGCGCTGTCGCTGGCGGTGATGCTCACGCTGTCCTGGCAGGTCACGGTGATCGCGCTGGTGCTGCTGCCGATCTTCGTCATCCCCGCGCGCCGGCTCGGCCGCCGGATGGCCGGGCTGCAGCGGGAGGCCGCGAACCTCAACGCCGGCATGACCACGCAGATGACCGAGCGCTTCTCCGCACCGGGCGCGACGCTGGTGAAGCTCTTCGGCCGCCCGGTGCAGGAGGCGGACGACTTCGGGGTGCGGGCCGGGCGCGTGCGCGACATCGGCGTGCGCACCGCGATGCTGACCCGCTGGTTCATGACGAGCCTGACCCTGGTGTCGGCGCTGGCGCAGGCGCTGGTCTACGGCCTCGGCGGCTACCTCGCGCTGACCGGCAAGCTCGCGCCGGGCACGGTGGTCGCGCTGGCGCTGCTGCTGACCAGGTTGTACGCGCCGCTGACCGCGCTGGCCAACGTGCGCGTCGACGTCATGACCGCGCTGGTGTCGTTCGAGCGCGTCTTCGAGGTCCTCGACCTCGAGCCGATGATCAAGGAGAAGCCGTCGGCGCGCGCGTTGCCGCCGTCCGACGGGGTCGCGGTCGAGTTCGCCGACGTCCGCTTCGGCTACCCGGCGGCGGACCGGTATTCGCTGGCGTCGCTGGAAGACGTCGCGACGCTCGACCACCGCGGTGGCGAGGAGGTGCTGCACGGCATCTCGTTCCGCGCCGAGCCGGGCCAGATGGTCGCGCTGGTCGGGTCGTCCGGGGCGGGGAAGTCGACGATCGCGTCCCTGCTGCCGCGCCTGTACGACGTCGACTCGGGTGCGGTGCGGCTGTCCGATGTGGACGTTCGCGACCTGAGTTTCGCTTCCCTGCGGCAAACCGTGGGCGTGGTGACCCAGGACGGGCACCTCTTCCACGACACGATCCGCGCGAACCTGGCTTACGCGCGGCCGGGTGTTACCGACGACGAGATCTGGGAAGCGCTGGACCGGGCCCGGCTGGGCGAGCTGGTCCATTCGCTGCCGGATGGCCTCGAGACGACGGTGGGCGAGCGCGGTTACCGCCTTTCGGGCGGCGAACGCCAGCGGCTGACGATCGCGCGGCTGCTGCTGGCCCAGCCCAAGGTGGTGATCCTCGACGAGGCGACGGCCCACCTGGACTCGGAGTCCGAGGCGGCGGTCGGCGAAGCGTTGACCCACGCACTGGCCGGCCGGACGGCGCTGGTGATCGCGCACCGGCTGTCGACGGTCCGGGCGGCGGACCAGATCCTGGTGCTGGAGCACGGCGAGATCGTCGAACGCGGCACGCACGACGAGCTGCTGGCCCGCGGCGGCCGGTACGCGACGTTGCACGCGACGCAGTTCGCGGACGAGGAGCCGGCGGCGGTGTGA
- a CDS encoding LLM class flavin-dependent oxidoreductase, whose translation MTTIGLKPPQQHLGIRELRETWAIADDAGFDGCWVFDHLAPMGPDRTGDVFDGWSLLAAMAEATERVRIGCLVAGNTNRHPGTFAKIAATVDHLSGGRLDVGLGAGGDTRTDAMMGTPTPPAVERVERLAEACEILRLLWTLPSTDFPGRHYTLTGAVSDPKPCQAKPPLWLGSSGEKRGLRVVAEHADVWLNAALPGTAIAELHRLSRVLDEHCAAVGRDPATIRRAVQFRLPADADAALRLARDYVEAGFTELVLMPGGPDSVVAACETAAKLLPRLRDVG comes from the coding sequence GTGACCACGATCGGGCTGAAGCCACCCCAGCAGCACCTCGGCATCCGAGAGCTCCGCGAGACCTGGGCGATCGCCGACGACGCCGGCTTCGACGGCTGCTGGGTGTTCGACCACCTCGCCCCGATGGGCCCGGACCGCACCGGCGACGTCTTCGACGGCTGGAGCCTCCTGGCCGCGATGGCCGAAGCGACGGAACGCGTGCGCATCGGATGTCTGGTGGCCGGGAACACCAACCGGCACCCGGGCACGTTCGCGAAGATCGCGGCCACCGTCGACCACCTCTCCGGCGGCCGCCTCGACGTCGGGCTCGGCGCGGGCGGCGACACCCGCACCGACGCGATGATGGGCACACCGACCCCGCCGGCTGTCGAACGCGTCGAAAGACTCGCCGAGGCCTGCGAAATCCTCCGTCTGCTGTGGACTTTGCCGTCGACGGACTTCCCCGGCCGCCACTACACGCTGACCGGCGCGGTGAGCGATCCGAAGCCGTGCCAAGCGAAACCGCCGCTGTGGCTGGGCAGCAGCGGCGAGAAGCGCGGGCTGCGGGTGGTCGCCGAGCACGCCGACGTCTGGCTCAACGCGGCCCTGCCCGGCACCGCGATCGCCGAGCTGCACCGGCTTTCCCGGGTCCTCGACGAGCACTGCGCCGCCGTCGGCCGCGACCCCGCGACGATCCGCCGTGCCGTGCAGTTCCGGCTGCCCGCCGACGCGGACGCGGCGCTGCGGCTGGCGCGGGACTACGTCGAGGCGGGCTTCACCGAGCTGGTCCTGATGCCCGGCGGACCGGACAGCGTCGTCGCGGCCTGCGAAACGGCGGCGAAGCTCCTCCCCCGCCTGCGAGACGTCGGCTGA
- a CDS encoding ABC-F family ATP-binding cassette domain-containing protein: MITATGLELRAGSRILLNGVTVRIQSGDRIGLVGRNGAGKTTSLKVLAGEGEPHAGEVRRSGELGYLPQDPREGDLSVTAKDRVLSARGLDKLMRDMEKAQASMAELVDEAARDKAINRYARLEERFASLGGYAAESEAARICSNLGLADRILAQTLQTLSGGQRRRVELARILFAAAEAGAGGKSETILLLDEPTNHLDADSINWLRGFLKQHDGGLVVISHDVELLGDVVNKVWFLDATRAELDLYNMGWQRYLDARATDEKRRRRERANAEKKASALQQQAAKLGAKATKAVAAKNMARRAEQMLSSLDETRVADKVARIKFPDPAPCGRTPLTAEGLSKSYGSLEIFTGVDLAIDRGSKVVVLGLNGAGKTTLLRLLGGMETPDTGEILPGHGMRLGYYAQEHETLDHDASVWENIRHLSPDTGAQELRNLLGSFLFTGEQLDQPAGTLSGGEKTRLALAGLVSSAANVLLLDEPTNNLDPASRAQVLDALRSFSGAVVLVTHDPGAVEALEPERVILLPDGTEDHWSADYLELVQLA; encoded by the coding sequence TTGATCACGGCCACCGGCCTTGAGCTGCGCGCGGGTTCGCGCATCCTGCTCAACGGCGTCACCGTCCGCATCCAGTCCGGCGACCGCATCGGCCTCGTCGGCCGCAACGGCGCGGGCAAGACCACCTCGCTGAAGGTCCTCGCCGGCGAGGGCGAGCCGCACGCGGGCGAGGTCCGCCGCAGCGGCGAGCTCGGCTACCTGCCGCAGGACCCGCGCGAAGGTGATCTTTCGGTCACCGCGAAGGACCGCGTGCTCTCCGCGCGCGGCCTCGACAAGCTGATGCGCGACATGGAGAAGGCACAGGCCTCCATGGCCGAGCTCGTCGACGAAGCCGCGCGCGACAAGGCCATCAACCGCTACGCCCGGCTCGAAGAGCGCTTCGCGTCCCTCGGCGGGTACGCGGCGGAGAGCGAAGCCGCGCGGATCTGCTCGAACCTCGGGCTCGCCGACCGGATCCTCGCGCAGACCCTGCAGACGCTCTCCGGTGGTCAGCGCCGCCGCGTCGAGCTGGCCCGGATCCTGTTCGCCGCGGCCGAAGCGGGCGCGGGTGGCAAGTCCGAGACGATCCTGCTGCTCGACGAGCCGACCAACCACCTCGACGCCGACTCCATCAACTGGCTGCGCGGCTTCCTCAAGCAGCACGACGGCGGCCTGGTCGTGATCAGCCACGACGTCGAGCTGCTCGGCGACGTCGTCAACAAGGTCTGGTTCCTCGACGCCACCCGCGCCGAGCTCGACCTGTACAACATGGGCTGGCAGCGCTACCTCGACGCGCGCGCCACCGACGAGAAGCGCCGCCGCCGCGAGCGCGCCAACGCCGAGAAGAAGGCGTCGGCGCTGCAGCAGCAGGCCGCGAAGCTCGGCGCGAAAGCGACGAAGGCCGTGGCGGCCAAGAACATGGCGCGCCGCGCCGAGCAGATGCTGTCCTCGCTCGACGAGACCCGGGTGGCCGACAAGGTCGCCCGGATCAAGTTCCCGGACCCGGCGCCCTGCGGCCGCACGCCGCTGACCGCCGAGGGCCTGTCGAAGTCGTACGGCTCACTGGAAATCTTCACCGGTGTCGACCTCGCGATCGACCGCGGTTCGAAGGTGGTCGTGCTCGGCCTGAACGGTGCGGGAAAGACCACTTTGCTCCGGCTGCTCGGCGGAATGGAAACCCCGGACACCGGCGAGATCCTGCCGGGTCACGGAATGCGTTTGGGCTATTACGCACAGGAACACGAAACTCTTGATCATGATGCGTCGGTGTGGGAAAACATCCGACATCTCTCTCCGGACACCGGAGCGCAGGAGTTGCGGAACCTGCTGGGTTCGTTCCTCTTCACCGGCGAACAACTCGACCAGCCCGCCGGCACGCTTTCCGGCGGCGAGAAGACCCGGCTCGCGCTGGCCGGCCTGGTCTCCAGCGCTGCCAACGTCTTGCTGCTCGACGAGCCGACGAACAACCTCGACCCGGCCAGCCGCGCGCAGGTCCTGGACGCCTTGCGCAGCTTCTCCGGCGCCGTCGTCCTGGTGACCCACGACCCGGGCGCGGTCGAGGCGCTGGAGCCGGAGCGGGTCATCCTGCTGCCCGACGGGACCGAGGACCACTGGTCGGCCGACTACCTGGAACTTGTCCAGCTCGCCTGA
- a CDS encoding MarR family winged helix-turn-helix transcriptional regulator, translated as MSSDLEAPPAVTRRLGYLLKHAQARLAELAEPLYEPLGVTGRQLALLALFGDGPGRSQQDGAARLGVDRTTMVALVDELEAKGLVRREVAPGDRRKRLVTLTGDGERVREAGEAATRRAEALLLAPLAAEDAEGLRSALERVVRAG; from the coding sequence GTGTCCAGCGACCTCGAAGCACCCCCGGCCGTCACCCGGCGGCTCGGTTACCTGCTCAAGCACGCCCAGGCGCGGCTCGCCGAGCTGGCCGAGCCGCTGTACGAGCCGCTCGGCGTCACCGGGCGGCAGCTCGCGCTGCTGGCCCTCTTCGGCGACGGGCCGGGTCGGTCGCAACAGGACGGTGCGGCGCGGCTCGGCGTCGACCGGACGACGATGGTCGCGCTCGTCGACGAGCTCGAGGCCAAGGGCCTGGTCCGGCGCGAGGTCGCGCCGGGTGACCGCCGCAAGCGCCTGGTGACGCTGACGGGTGACGGGGAGCGGGTCCGCGAAGCGGGAGAAGCGGCCACGCGGCGGGCTGAGGCACTGTTGCTGGCACCGTTGGCCGCCGAGGACGCCGAAGGGCTGCGGAGCGCGCTGGAGCGGGTTGTTCGCGCGGGGTGA
- a CDS encoding SIS domain-containing protein has product MVSATDISGSVAKQLADVEQANAEAVREAAELVLGVIRADALVYTAGAGHSLAAVAETFYRAGGLACVYPLYHPDLLPLHGAVSSTQTERRTGLAAEVLAERAPGPADVLVVFSTSGSNPYPVELCIEARERGAAVIAVTSRACVAAAPKRSSSNLVEQGTVVLDSLVIPGDASYPPDAPRTAPLSTVVNAFLWNLVLAQVYDRGAAEGLDVPLWRSSNVEGGDEANAALLEKYSAIVPRLR; this is encoded by the coding sequence GTGGTGAGCGCCACGGACATCTCCGGCAGTGTCGCCAAGCAACTGGCGGACGTCGAGCAGGCCAACGCCGAGGCAGTGCGCGAAGCGGCGGAACTGGTCCTGGGGGTGATCCGGGCCGACGCACTGGTCTACACCGCGGGCGCCGGGCACTCGCTGGCCGCCGTCGCCGAGACGTTCTACCGGGCCGGCGGGCTGGCGTGCGTCTACCCGCTCTACCACCCGGACCTGCTGCCGCTGCACGGCGCGGTGAGCAGCACGCAGACCGAGCGGCGCACCGGGCTGGCCGCGGAGGTGCTGGCCGAGCGCGCCCCGGGCCCGGCCGACGTGCTGGTGGTCTTCTCGACGTCCGGCTCGAACCCGTACCCGGTCGAGCTGTGCATCGAAGCGCGCGAGCGCGGCGCGGCGGTCATCGCGGTGACGTCTCGGGCGTGCGTGGCGGCGGCGCCGAAGCGGTCGTCGAGCAACCTGGTCGAGCAGGGCACGGTGGTGCTGGACTCGCTGGTCATCCCCGGCGACGCGAGCTACCCGCCGGACGCCCCGCGCACCGCGCCGCTGTCCACTGTGGTCAACGCGTTCCTGTGGAACCTGGTGCTCGCGCAGGTGTACGACCGCGGCGCGGCCGAGGGTCTCGACGTCCCGCTGTGGCGCAGCTCCAATGTGGAGGGCGGCGACGAGGCGAACGCGGCCCTGCTGGAGAAGTACAGCGCGATCGTCCCCCGGCTGCGCTAG